GTTCGTGCAGCGCACCCAGATGGACGACGCGCCGCCGGGGCCGGTCACCTCGGGGAACCTGCACCGGCCGATGGCGGAGGGCACCGGGGTGGAGGGCGGGATCCGGAAGCGGATGGGGGCGGATCGCGGGGGGCGGTAGCCGGGGAGCGGTAGCCGAGGGGCTAGCCGGAAGTAAGACGGTGCGGGCGATTGATAAAAGACTTGGGCTTTAACATGCGTGTTTTCTCTCGAGTATTTGCTGCTTCTTTATTTCCGGGAAGCAGCCTTGGCATCCGCTGTTGACGCCCAACCCTTCCCGGCGGCCTGGCGCGCTTGCGCCGGGCCGTCCCAGCGGTGTTCGCCGAACACCCGAGAGAACGGAGCGGGCAGGACCATGGCAACCATCTTCGGCACAGCGGCGTCCGACAACCTGCCGGGAACCGACGGCCCGGACGTGATCGACGGAGGGCTGGGCGACGACATCATCGCCGCGGCGCTCGGCGACGATCAGATCCAGGGCGGGGGCGGGTTCGACCGGATCGATGCGCAGGGCGGGAACGACACGATCTTCGGCGGCGACGGGATCGACTACGTGGCGGCCGGCCTGGGGAACGACCTGATCCACGGCGATGCCGGTGCCGACCAGCTCATCGGCGAGGCCGGGGACGACACGATCTTCGGCGATGACGGCGACGACTACGCGGCCGGCAATCCCGGCAACGACGTGATGTCCGGCGGGCTCGGCAACGACTTCTTCGTCGGCGAGGCCGGGGCCGACACGGTGAACGGCAACGAGGGCGACGACTTCCTGACGGGCGGCGACGACAACGACGTCGTCTCCGGCGATGCGGGGCGCGACTTCGTCGACGGCGACCTCGGGAACGACACGCTGTTCGGCGGCGCGGATGACGATGTTCTCGTCGGCGACCTGGGCGACGACGTGATGAACGGGAATGTCGGCAGCGACCAGATCGAGGGCGGGCTGGGCAGCGACACCGTGGTGTTCGACTTCACCTTCGGCGGGACCTCCATCGCCTCGCTCGGCACCCGCGCGGTGATTGCCCGGGCGGAGGGCACGGACACGGTGACGAACGTGGAGCGGTTCCAGTTCTCCGACGCGGTGGTCGACACGGGGGACGGGAACGTGCTCGTCGACGACCTGTTCTACGCGAGCCAGGGCCTCGACGTGCTGATCGCCGGCGCGGATGCGGAGCAGCACTACTCCCTGTTCGGCTGGCGGGAGGGGCGCGACCCCAACGCGCTGTTCGACACCTCCGCCTACCTGGCGGCGAACCCGGACGTGGCGGCGGCCGGCATCAACCCGCTGGAGCACTATGGCCTCTATGGCTGGCGGGAGGGGCGGGATCCCTCGGCCGGGTTCGACACCGGCGCCTACCTCGCGACCTACACGGATGTCGCGGCGGCCGGCATCAACCCGCTGGAGCACTTCCTGCAGTTCGGGGCCAACGAGGCGCGATCGCCGCTCGGCTAGGGCGCGCGGGCGCGGCGCCGTTCCGGGCGGGAGGGGCGATCCCTCCGGCCCGGGGCTGCCCGCGACAGGGGGCGCGCTCTGGGCGCTCAGACGGCGCCGTGGGCCTCCACGTAGAGGGCGTAGAGGGAGTGGCTGGCGGTCATGTAGAGGCGGTTGCCCTTGGGGCCGCCGAAGCAGAGGTTGGCGCAGCGCTCGGGCAGGCGGATATGGGCGAGCGGCTTGCCCTGGGGGCTGAAGACCATCACGCCGTCCAGCTCCTCCGGCTTGCCGCGGGGGTTGAAGACGGGGCGGCCGTTGACGGTGGTGGGCTGGGCCTCGAGGTTGCCGTCGCTGCCGTAGCCGACCCAGAGGTTGCCGTCCCGGTCCACGCGGAAGCCGTCCAGCGCGGCGTTGTCCGTGGCGTCGATGAGCTTCACGCGGTTGGAGAGTGTGCCGTCCGCGCCGACGTCGTAGGCGAAGAGGGACCGGGCGGGGGCGGGGTTGCGGCCGACGACGTAGAGCTTGCGCTCGTCCGGCGAGAAGGCGAGGCCGTTGGGCAGGGCGAGGTCGGTGATGACGGCGGTGAGTTTTCCATCGGGCGTCAGGCGGTAGACGTTGGTGGTGGGTTGCTCGGGCGTGGCGCGGCTGCCCTCCCACTCGCCGGCGATGCCGAAGGTGGGGTCGGTGAACCAGATCGTGTCGTCGGACTTCACCACGAGGTCGTTGGGGGAGTTCAGGCGCTTGCCCTCGTACTTGTCGGCGAGGACGGTGACGCTGCCGTCCTTCTCCGTGCGGGTGACGCGGCGGGTGACGGAGTGCTCGCACGTCACGAGGCGGCCCTGGCGGTCGCGGGCGTTGCCGTTGGCGTAGTTGGCGGGGCTGCGGAAGACGGTGGTGCTGCCGTCCCTCTCGCTGAACTTCATGATGCGGTTGTTCGGGATGTCGCTGAACAGGAGGTAGCCGCCATCCTCGGGGAACCAGGCGGGGCCTTCGGCCCAGCGGAAGCCGGAGGCGAGCTGCTCCA
This genomic window from Pararoseomonas sp. SCSIO 73927 contains:
- a CDS encoding calcium-binding protein, which gives rise to MATIFGTAASDNLPGTDGPDVIDGGLGDDIIAAALGDDQIQGGGGFDRIDAQGGNDTIFGGDGIDYVAAGLGNDLIHGDAGADQLIGEAGDDTIFGDDGDDYAAGNPGNDVMSGGLGNDFFVGEAGADTVNGNEGDDFLTGGDDNDVVSGDAGRDFVDGDLGNDTLFGGADDDVLVGDLGDDVMNGNVGSDQIEGGLGSDTVVFDFTFGGTSIASLGTRAVIARAEGTDTVTNVERFQFSDAVVDTGDGNVLVDDLFYASQGLDVLIAGADAEQHYSLFGWREGRDPNALFDTSAYLAANPDVAAAGINPLEHYGLYGWREGRDPSAGFDTGAYLATYTDVAAAGINPLEHFLQFGANEARSPLG
- a CDS encoding SMP-30/gluconolactonase/LRE family protein, translating into MTTTRRALLRAAAAAAPVLGAGTAAAQSFPFTPNQRYPDPAVGILDPSFTKYRIYSSTVEQLASGFRWAEGPAWFPEDGGYLLFSDIPNNRIMKFSERDGSTTVFRSPANYANGNARDRQGRLVTCEHSVTRRVTRTEKDGSVTVLADKYEGKRLNSPNDLVVKSDDTIWFTDPTFGIAGEWEGSRATPEQPTTNVYRLTPDGKLTAVITDLALPNGLAFSPDERKLYVVGRNPAPARSLFAYDVGADGTLSNRVKLIDATDNAALDGFRVDRDGNLWVGYGSDGNLEAQPTTVNGRPVFNPRGKPEELDGVMVFSPQGKPLAHIRLPERCANLCFGGPKGNRLYMTASHSLYALYVEAHGAV